A genomic window from Silene latifolia isolate original U9 population chromosome Y, ASM4854445v1, whole genome shotgun sequence includes:
- the LOC141627980 gene encoding uncharacterized protein LOC141627980, translated as MVWRPVVKKASLPPPANPPGSMQGPIQNTDARNVTPVKKLVQLQRQDYSEGGYSSDSFGAHSYKEVVSSPHRRSGGSNAAERVGGNTPSGEMEPFRQCVADCGVIDIDAKGSLFTWNNKQKPEERIYSRIDRFLINKDWRDHMPDLYAHFLPEGLMDHTPCIVSSSKNSQRKCCFKYFNMWGDAKEFLPTVRSNWDKDLMGTSMFRLAKNLKPPLKRLNTEGYNDIEHSTSRLQKQVHDLQEQLGRNPTDIQLLNAEYEASQELKKLSIARDSYLAQKTKQFWMREGDTNSAYFHGILKKRRNGNRVIMIEDMNGKMCDSPE; from the exons ATGGTTTGGAGACCTGTGGTGAAGAAGGCTTCTTTACCTCCTCCTGCTAATCCTCCTGGGAGTATGCAAGGCCCAATTCAGAATACAGATGCTAGGAATGTTACTCCTGTTAAAAAATTAGTTCAGTTGCAGAGACAGGATTACAGTGAAGGTGGATACAGTTCTGACTCTTTTGGTGCACATTCATACAAGGAGGTTGTCTCATCTCCTCATAGAAGAAGTGGTGGTTCAAATG CTGCTGAGAGGGTTGGTGGCAACACACCTTCAGGTGAGATGGAGCCTTTTAGGCAATGTGTGGCAGATTGTGGAGTCATTGATATAGATGCTAAAGGATCTCTTTTTACATGGAACAATAAACAAAAACCTGAGGAGAGAATTTATAGTAGGATTGATAGGTTCCTGATCAATAAAGATTGGCGTGATCATATGCCTGATCTATATGCTCATTTCTTGCCTGAGGGTTTGATGGATCACACTCCTTGTATTGTAAGTAGCTCTAAGAATTCCCAGAGGAAATGTTGCTTCAAATATTTCAACATGTGGGGAGATGCAAAGGAGTTCTTGCCTACTGTTAGAAGTAATTGGGATAAGGATCTTATGGGCACTAGCATGTTCAGGCTGGCTAAAAACCTGAAACCTCCTCTAAAAAGATTGAATACAGAGGGGTATAATGATATTGAGCATTCAACTAGCAGACTCCAGAAACAGGTCCATGATCTGCAGGAACAACTTGGAAGGAATCCTACTGATATTCAGTTGCTTAATGCAGAATATGAGGCCTCTCAGGAATTAAAAAAGTTAAGCATTGCTAGGGATAGCTACTTGGCACAAAAGACAAAGCAGTTTTGGATGAGAGAGGGGGATACAAATAGTGCTTATTTTCATGGCATTCTCAAAAAGAGAAGGAATGGGAATAGGGTGATCATGATAGAGGACATGAATGGCAAGATGTGTGACAGTCCAGAGTAG